The following coding sequences lie in one Hyphobacterium sp. CCMP332 genomic window:
- the ubiG gene encoding bifunctional 2-polyprenyl-6-hydroxyphenol methylase/3-demethylubiquinol 3-O-methyltransferase UbiG has protein sequence MAHAEAPEKLTSPSIDPEEVEKFSRMAAEWWDPESKFKPLHKFNPARIGYIRDALISHFNLKSGSEPLKGLKLLDIGCGGGLIAEPMARLGAGVTAVDAAEPNIKTAKVHAEEQGLTIDYRHGTAEQLLEQGKAQFDVVLNLEVVEHVADPDQFLRDCAKLLKPGGLMIVASINRTSKAFVFAIFGAEWVMRWLPRGTHRFDKLIKPEEVRSALSAEGLDVKTPVGVSYNPLKDEFEITGDASVNYMMTAVKA, from the coding sequence ATGGCCCATGCCGAAGCCCCGGAAAAGCTGACCAGCCCCTCCATCGACCCGGAAGAGGTGGAGAAATTCTCGCGTATGGCGGCAGAATGGTGGGACCCTGAATCCAAGTTCAAACCGCTGCACAAATTCAATCCGGCGCGGATCGGCTATATCCGCGATGCCCTGATAAGCCATTTCAATCTGAAAAGCGGATCAGAGCCACTGAAAGGGCTGAAGCTGCTGGATATCGGCTGTGGCGGCGGGCTGATTGCCGAGCCGATGGCGCGGCTGGGGGCCGGCGTGACAGCCGTGGATGCCGCCGAGCCCAACATCAAGACAGCCAAGGTGCATGCAGAAGAACAGGGCCTGACCATCGACTATCGTCACGGCACCGCCGAGCAATTGCTGGAACAGGGCAAGGCACAGTTTGATGTCGTGCTCAATCTGGAAGTGGTTGAGCATGTGGCCGATCCGGATCAATTCCTGCGCGATTGCGCCAAGCTGCTCAAGCCCGGCGGGCTGATGATTGTCGCCTCGATCAACCGCACCTCCAAGGCCTTCGTCTTTGCGATTTTCGGCGCTGAGTGGGTGATGCGCTGGCTGCCGCGCGGCACGCACCGCTTCGACAAGCTGATCAAGCCGGAGGAAGTCCGCTCCGCGCTGTCAGCCGAAGGGCTGGATGTGAAAACGCCGGTGGGCGTGAGCTATAATCCCCTGAAGGACGAGTTCGAGATCACCGGCGATGCGTCGGTCAATTACATGATGACGGCGGTGAAAGCCTAA
- the grxC gene encoding glutaredoxin 3 has protein sequence MAKVTIYTRPMCGYCGRAVSLLKKKGVAFEEINAGFDADKRAEMVQRSNGGRTFPQIFIGDEHIGGCDDMMRLERSGQLDALLSA, from the coding sequence ATGGCCAAAGTCACGATCTATACCCGACCCATGTGCGGTTATTGCGGCCGCGCCGTCAGCTTGCTGAAGAAGAAGGGCGTTGCATTTGAAGAAATCAATGCCGGTTTCGATGCCGACAAGCGCGCCGAAATGGTGCAGCGATCCAATGGCGGCCGGACCTTTCCGCAGATCTTCATCGGTGACGAACATATAGGCGGGTGTGACGACATGATGCGGCTGGAGCGCTCGGGCCAGCTTGACGCGCTTCTGAGCGCCTGA
- a CDS encoding methyltransferase domain-containing protein, with protein MTSSPPALFDRRLLRQRRNRAAHSLHEYDFLLQRAIDDLLDRVESISRDFPRALVLGGGGAVGRALKDRPVAAAKIGALIETDFAERLAIDACVDEEALPFADESFDLVLAPLSLHWANDLPGALIQINRALKSDGFFASAVIGGASLKELRQSLMAAESELYDGVAARVSPFADTMDMAGLLQRAGFAMPVTDVDRVTVRYGNAFVLMRDLRKMGETSVLADRPRTPRGKTFFVRMAEIYSERFADPDRKIRASFEIIHAGGWAPHPDQPRPKRPGSATVRLADALGVTEKSAGEKAGR; from the coding sequence ATGACTTCATCGCCCCCCGCCCTGTTTGATCGCCGCCTTTTGAGGCAGCGCCGCAACCGTGCCGCGCACAGCCTGCACGAATATGACTTCCTGTTGCAACGGGCGATCGACGATTTGCTCGATCGCGTCGAGAGTATCAGCCGCGATTTTCCGCGCGCACTGGTGCTGGGTGGAGGCGGCGCTGTGGGCCGTGCACTGAAAGACAGACCGGTCGCAGCGGCTAAGATCGGTGCGTTGATCGAAACCGATTTTGCAGAGCGGCTCGCGATCGATGCCTGCGTCGATGAAGAAGCCCTGCCCTTCGCCGATGAGAGCTTTGATCTGGTCCTCGCGCCGCTATCGCTGCACTGGGCCAATGATTTGCCGGGCGCGCTGATCCAGATCAACCGGGCGCTGAAAAGCGACGGCTTCTTTGCCAGCGCCGTGATTGGCGGTGCCAGCCTGAAGGAGTTGCGCCAGTCGCTGATGGCAGCGGAAAGCGAGCTGTATGACGGCGTTGCGGCGCGGGTTTCGCCTTTCGCCGATACTATGGACATGGCCGGGCTGTTGCAACGCGCGGGTTTTGCGATGCCGGTGACAGATGTCGACCGGGTGACGGTGCGCTATGGCAACGCCTTTGTGCTGATGCGCGATCTCCGGAAGATGGGCGAGACAAGTGTGCTGGCCGACCGGCCGCGCACGCCGCGGGGCAAGACATTCTTTGTGCGCATGGCGGAAATCTATTCAGAACGCTTTGCCGATCCGGACCGGAAAATCCGGGCGAGCTTTGAAATCATCCATGCCGGTGGCTGGGCGCCCCACCCCGACCAACCGCGGCCCAAACGACCGGGGTCGGCGACCGTGCGGCTGGCCGATGCGCTGGGGGTGACAGAGAAATCGGCGGGCGAGAAAGCCGGTCGCTAG
- a CDS encoding carbon-nitrogen hydrolase family protein, translating into MRVALIQMRSGTDIAANLADAERLIREAAAQGAGFIATPETTHLVQKDAEKLFAVLKHPDDDPALPFFAKLAKELGITLLIGSMALRAPGNRAVNRSHLFGTDGQLVATYDKAHMFDVGLGQGETYSESTNYDSGDRAVLADIPGAKLGLTICYDVRFAYLYRQLAQAGAQIITVPSAFTRPTGKAHWEILLRARAIETGCYILAPAQGGLHEDGRKTWGHSMVIDPWGDIIAELDHDHPDVLIADLDMAKVETARTRIPSLQHDREISGP; encoded by the coding sequence ATGCGCGTTGCGCTCATCCAGATGCGGTCCGGCACGGACATCGCGGCCAATCTTGCCGACGCTGAACGCCTGATCCGCGAGGCTGCCGCGCAGGGGGCAGGCTTTATCGCGACGCCGGAAACGACTCACCTGGTGCAGAAAGACGCCGAAAAACTCTTCGCGGTGCTGAAGCATCCGGATGATGATCCGGCGCTGCCGTTTTTTGCGAAGCTCGCCAAGGAATTGGGCATCACCCTGCTGATTGGGTCGATGGCCTTGCGCGCGCCCGGAAACCGCGCGGTCAATCGCTCGCATCTCTTTGGAACGGATGGCCAGCTTGTCGCGACCTATGACAAGGCCCACATGTTCGATGTCGGTCTCGGACAGGGCGAAACCTATTCGGAATCAACAAATTACGATTCCGGTGACCGGGCTGTTCTGGCCGATATTCCCGGCGCGAAACTCGGGCTGACCATCTGCTACGATGTGCGATTTGCTTATCTTTATCGGCAATTGGCGCAAGCCGGGGCGCAGATCATCACCGTGCCGTCGGCCTTCACCCGGCCGACCGGAAAAGCGCATTGGGAGATCCTGCTGCGCGCGCGCGCCATAGAGACCGGTTGCTATATTTTGGCACCGGCCCAGGGCGGGCTGCATGAGGACGGGCGCAAGACGTGGGGACATTCCATGGTCATCGATCCATGGGGCGACATCATCGCCGAGCTCGACCACGACCACCCGGATGTTTTGATCGCCGATCTCGACATGGCGAAGGTTGAAACCGCCCGCACGCGTATTCCGTCGCTACAACATGATCGCGAAATATCCGGGCCGTAA
- a CDS encoding DUF1178 family protein: MIRYALICDGSHEFEAWFRNSDDFDVQADAGLVECPHCASTAVKKAIMAPSIARSGGNTSADPQKMMMEMAGKIRSHIAENFDYVGDKFASEARAMHDGEKPERAIYGETTPQEATALQDEGVPCAPLPDPLVPLQAKKLN, translated from the coding sequence ATGATCCGATACGCTCTCATCTGTGATGGCTCGCATGAATTCGAGGCATGGTTCCGCAATTCGGACGATTTCGACGTCCAGGCCGATGCCGGGCTCGTGGAATGTCCGCATTGCGCCTCGACGGCTGTGAAGAAGGCCATCATGGCCCCGTCGATTGCCAGGAGCGGTGGCAACACCTCGGCTGATCCGCAGAAAATGATGATGGAGATGGCGGGCAAGATCCGCAGCCATATTGCCGAGAATTTCGACTATGTCGGCGACAAATTCGCCAGTGAGGCGCGCGCCATGCATGATGGTGAAAAGCCGGAGCGCGCCATTTACGGCGAAACCACGCCGCAGGAGGCGACCGCCTTGCAGGATGAGGGTGTGCCGTGCGCGCCCTTGCCCGACCCGCTCGTTCCGCTTCAGGCGAAGAAGCTGAATTAG
- a CDS encoding ComF family protein has protein sequence MKSWVRYGALGAVRKAGTAVGNLIWPPISPLTGNPVSATGQLEAASWADIHFLDAPWCDTCGLPFAYWVGAGAECGACAARLPAVHKARAAFAYEDRSRQLVLDFKHGGRLDALDQLARWMVRAGPDVLGGAQALIPVPLHPTRLFTRRYNQSALLAKAVSKRTGIPVASEWLVRKRRTPTQAGQSGKARRRNVSGAFAVTARGRTELPGTTVVLIDDVMTTGATFEACAKPLLRSGAVFVNALALSRVVKPTDPTT, from the coding sequence ATGAAGTCATGGGTCCGATATGGCGCGTTAGGCGCGGTTAGAAAAGCCGGGACTGCGGTCGGCAATCTGATCTGGCCCCCGATATCGCCGCTCACCGGTAATCCTGTCAGCGCCACCGGACAGCTGGAAGCGGCCAGCTGGGCCGATATTCATTTCCTCGATGCGCCCTGGTGCGACACTTGCGGTCTGCCCTTTGCCTACTGGGTCGGCGCGGGCGCAGAATGCGGGGCTTGCGCCGCCCGCCTTCCGGCAGTTCACAAGGCCCGAGCCGCCTTTGCCTATGAAGACAGATCCCGCCAGCTGGTGCTGGACTTCAAACATGGCGGGCGGCTGGACGCACTGGACCAGCTGGCGCGCTGGATGGTGCGCGCCGGACCCGATGTTCTGGGTGGCGCACAGGCCTTGATTCCCGTGCCCTTGCATCCGACACGGCTTTTCACGCGGCGATATAATCAGTCCGCCTTGCTGGCAAAGGCCGTGTCGAAGCGCACCGGCATTCCCGTTGCGAGCGAATGGCTGGTGCGCAAGCGCCGGACCCCGACCCAAGCCGGGCAATCGGGCAAGGCGCGCCGCCGCAATGTCTCGGGTGCGTTTGCGGTCACCGCCAGAGGCCGCACAGAATTACCGGGCACGACCGTCGTGCTGATCGACGATGTGATGACGACCGGGGCGACATTCGAGGCCTGTGCCAAGCCGTTATTGCGGTCCGGAGCGGTATTTGTGAATGCTCTGGCATTGTCACGCGTTGTGAAACCAACGGATCCCACTACATAA